The DNA window CAAAAGAACTTCATTTTCTATTCTCGCGCAAAATACATGAATTCAAGCACTCTCAATGACCAACTGTGTCAAAAACTTTCAAggccttgtttttttccctaaaaaCTCAGCATCCATCAAGGTTGGATTTATTGGTTGATGTGTCTAATAAACTAGAAACTGAGCGTACGCAGCTCTTGTTAATGAGATTGTGACGAGGATACGTCCTCAGTGGTATctggatgtaaacaaacaaacaaacaaacaagttttttGCGGCAGTGTGTGTTCGCTCACCCTCGGCTCGTCAGTCAGGAGGTTGTACCACATGACGGACGCCCAGCCTCCCGGCAGCTGGCTCACGTTAGAGATGACCACCAGAGGCAGAGAACACGTCTGCAAGAAGTtacacaaacagtaaacaacaacaacaacaacaacaacaacaacagacaagtTAAAATCCGCGGCCTCTGACCTCTAGATCGATGGTGAGACCCTGAACTGTGAAACAAGCCTCAAAGCTGAGCGAGTGAAGTTCCTCAGTCACAGAGAGTaaaccctgaaaaacacaaacatcagtatcagggttgttgtttttgttcagaatataataaataagataaaacaacTAAATGACAGCAGCGTTCAGAATAAGACAGCACTGCTCTCTCACCTCGTTCCCCTTCGTGCCGTTgatatatttcttttctttcagctgctgtaaaacacaaactcagcGTCAGCCGGAGGTCAGCGCGTGGAGGAAGAAATACTCAGAACTCTTACGGAAGTGAAGATAGTAAAACCACAGTCTACACAGTCCTACATTAGTAAAAGTCAGCAGGTATTTTTAATCAGGTATCTAAAATCAAACATGCTCATTATATAGAGaggatggtttttttttgtctctttataACAAGAAACTTTCATACAAACTcatcacataaaaacaagaaactaTTTATCCTCTTTCAGAACAATAAATAACAGATATTACGCTGTTATAAGATGAAACTTTGTCTCACCAGGTGTCTGAACTCGACGGACAGGCAGCCGTTTGAATAGTCCTCGATGTCCATGACTTTAGTGTTGTTGGTCAGGATGAAAAACTGACGACTTCTGAAGTAAGagaagaagataaaacacagacgCCTCGTGGATTTGTCGACTTTGAACGGTTTCTACGAAAACGCTGTGCGTCTTTAGATTATACGGATCAAGAGCGCGATGATCCGAATGAGAGGACTTCCCCACGATTTACCTGATTTAAGTACATATATTCAtgatttccaaaataaatgtaaataagttGAAAATAAATGGGAACTATTAAGAAGGAAATCTGTTGACAGGGTTCATTGAAGGAGGACAGATTTAACATATCTATTTATTCTGGATGGTgccaaataaaaactgacttCTTTAACGATAAAGAAACTTATTTTTTTGATTACGGTAACAACTATATAAGTAGAAAGTAAACCAAAGTGGGAGAACGTGAACAACTTGTGGTCCTGCAGTAATTTAATCAGACTGTAAATACtgaagatttaaaacaaaacagccgacagagagaaagatgttttaaagtcagctgtgaaaaggaaaatgtatttttcagaataaagagttgcagaataaagaaatgttaagtttaaaCGTTATCTGGAGattgtaactgttttttttgtttttttttttaaactttcttcTCAACTGGAGGCTGAATTTTAGACAACAACATGTCTGCCGGCTGCTGTTGTTCGAACATGCAGACTTCACTGCTTCACTGCGTCTATTAGTGCTAAAATTACACATGAGCAGAACTTCCTGTAGTGAAGCTGTTTATACTCACACTCTGCCTGGAGAGAGGTCCCTAgagacgcaaacacacacacacacacacacacacacacacacacacacacacacacacacacaaagattagTCCCCAAGAATATGACCGTAGCGTCGCAGACACACAGGCTGAATGTAGTTATAGTCAAATGTACGTTTGTATATTTCAGAAGTTTGGATATAAAATTCTCACTTGTCAAAAGttgttttcactttcagctgATAATCCACCTCTGGAAGTTTAACCAGGAGCCTGAGAGGAATCAGGAAGAGAGAGACCGCTGACGTTATTACTGTTTTTCACcaacaaaacagatgaaatgtcagaaatcgTTTAAGTCAAAGGAACAATTCACCCGGAAATTAAAAGTTTTGCcgtccacaaaatatttctggatcTTCACAGCAGAACGGTGTTGAaatgtagggaaaaaaaaaacatcaaaataaaatgtctgactttATCCAAATctacggaagcccagagatctcaaattgatttgaaaagaaattaTTTACACTCTTGTGACCATCTTGTGCAGACACTTCATGCGAGGTGCACAATAACTAATCTTAGCGGCAACACTGAagatttaactttaaaaaggggtctaaataatgtattttcaaattaattttggatctctgggcttccgtagGTTTGTATTATTCCAGGTGAGCTGAATGGAGCCACGtcacattgctttttttttaaaaacaagtctcCGTCATCTTCAGGcgtttaggagaacgctgcgaaatgttttgtgggctgcAAAACGTCAACGTGACTTGTTCTTTCCgttttgggtgaactcttcctttaagTCTTGGATTTAACAGTGAGTGAACCGGTGGAAACACGTCGTGATACCTGACTTTGGTGGTGAACTGTACTCCGGTCTTGATGATGAGGGGTTTCTGCGGGTGTGTCGGCATGCACGGCTGCTTCTCCACCACAAACGAGCTGAGAAACAAACCACACCTCCAATAATTTACACAGTTCATCGCATCACTTTGTACATCTTGAAGGGTTGTGGTTTCGTCTCTTCTCCGACACCTAGTAGCTTCCATAAGGTGTAACGTGCTGTCAGAGCTGCGAGTACAGGAGGAAGTCGGCTCTAACATGTCTCATGTACAGTCTGCACGTGTTTACACAGccgacaaaaagaaaaaaaactacccGTTTTCTTAGAATTAGGAACGTTTCAGCTACAGAATGAGAACACAGTCGTCTTGGTTTCAGCACCAACTCACTAAGACTTTAAACACTCTGTCCTTGTGTGGTTCTGGTGGTACCTCTTGATGAGGTGGTAGAGGTGGTATTTGACCCGCTCCTCCAGCTGAGGCTTCTGCAGAGGGATCGGGTCACACTCGTAGGTCACCTTCACAACCAGCTCGCCCAGTTTGTCCAGCTGCCGCTTGATCTGGAAGAGACTCTGAGCCGTCAGCGTGAAcctgagagggaagaggagggaggaggaggtcagagcAGAGGCCGACCCAGCTGTCGCGTCAGAAGTGAACCAGGATCgggatttattttctgttctgcctTCTCGTTTGAACTCATCTTCGACTCGGCTTCCTCGTCTCTGTTTCCGCCGTTGAGTCTTTGTTCTGTATTATtgtcttcctgagtttcctgcttcTGCTTGTAAACTCTGTAGACTCTCTTTTTAAAGATGCTgcataaataaagtttaataaaactGGCTGGATGCCGGTGAGTACCAACAACAGCCATGTTGGTTGTTTACGTCCATCATGACGTTAGACGTTGCGGTACAGCGGTAACGACGGCTGTGATGGTTGTTCTGCTCGTGTTTATATGATTGTGACATTTACcagctgtttatttatgtatttattagatTACAGCAGCTAAGACAGCTTGTTGAACGTAGCGTACTCATCAGGCGGGAGCTCTGGAGGGGAAACATGAAGGGAGGAGCTGTGATTTTCAAAAGTTAGCTTGCTGTTGTCTCATGTGCCTCTCACAATAATACAGACTGCATCTGGTGGTCCATGTTTTGAGGAAGTAAAGTTTGACCTTAAAGTTCTGATTTCGGTAAAACTTTCAGCTCATTACCagccctgcagctgctccaggcCGGTGAGCAGCGGACCGCCGATGGCGGCGATCTGCTGCCTCCGCTTCCAGTCCTGCAGCTCGGGGCTGAGCTGAGAGGTCATCAGGTCGTCGATCTCCTTCACCACCACGTCCATCTTCGACAGGATCTCCTGACAAGAACAGCTGTGATTGTCAATGACGTGCAAACTATACTGAGGACTTCATCGTCCGGATATTTTGAGATATCTTTAGGTTCATCGTGAGCTCTGCGTGATGATACAAAAACCTTACCTTCCTTTTAAAGTCGAGCCTGTTGAGCATTTCCTGCAGtcttgtcacttcctgtttcatcatGTCAGAGTTCCTATCTGTCGaatctgacacacacgcacacacacgcacaagaaACCACAATCATACAGTCAGGTGGTGCAGTGTGCTGTGGATCATTATGCACGGCAGtgagaaataacagtttttattgagtaaacaggttttttttgtcgCTGACCTCGAGACTGAAGCGTCTTGTAGCGGAAATCAAAGTCATCCTGCATGTCCTCGATGTATTTCACAGCCTGGTCCATCaactagacacacacacacagtgatttaaGTTCATTTCATGGgatttaaaagtaatttttttttaaatgtatttccctaaacatctttgtgtttctgtcacctGCACGCTGCCTCTGATGATCCCGACTCTGTTGTCCATGTTCTTCTGCCTCTCGAAGGCGACTGAACTCTGCAGTGATTTCTCCAGAGGACCCTGTTGGACAGTTCAGTCACTTTTTATTCCGAACCTTCTAAATATTCATTCGCTGTGTTTTTGAAATATACCAGATCAAATGAAGACTGTCAGTCCGTAAGATTAGataagagagacagaaacaaacagcggCTGAGGATGTCTAAATAAAAATCACACGATCTTGGAGGATTCTGTGAGGAGCGGTCGAGTTTCTGTTcctcatttttgtcttttttattcagGAAAAAACTGTGTTGTTATCAGCCATCGTACCTGCAACATATACAGTTCAACAGaaactaaaagtaaaagtaagaacGTAATTAAAGAGCTGCAGCGTCTGCGGAGCAGCTTTATGTTATCTGCCTGTTATCTTGTTTATAGTTACTGCAGGACGATTCCTGTAAACTGAAATATTCTCCCCGTGCCACCTTGTTTTTTCTGGGAGCAGCGGTTGGGAGAGTTGGGGGGCGTTTGAGTCGTACAGTGCGTGTTCCCGGTAGCTGCGCTGGTttaccagcagcagctgttatTCAGGAACAAGAGGGACTTCCCCTGCGAGGACAACAATGTGACAAACCTGTTCCTGCATGCAGGCGCTGGAGAGGATACGGCGCTCCTCCCTCAGGCAGGTGGAGATCACCTTGGCCATGACGGCGGGGTTGGTTGTGTATTTAACCTGCAGGGTCACACAGAACACGCAGACGGAGAATCAAAAACAGGTTGAACAATCATTACAACAACGACCTttcaccaaacatcctggagaGGTTTAACTGTCCTCCTTAACAAATCCTCCTCCGATAAATTTCACAGATTCTCAGAGACGGGAGGATTTTTACTGGAAGTGCCACGGCAAAGGAATGAAGTTCAACTCGACTCTGGCGAGAAATAAAAGCACCAAACGTATAAGTCATTACAGTGTAGGAGGAGGAACGTGGCCAAAGGTGTGCACAGGTGCTCAGAGCTGGACCAGTTTTCTTTCCCAAGGCGTTAAAGCCTCAAACCACAACATTTATGACTGTTGGAGAACATTTCGAGGGTGTGATCCTCATTTGAAGCGGATCACATATAATTTAATTATATGTCATTCAGTTGTAATTAAGTCTTTTGCAGCTGTTTGGATATAAAAGGCACATGCTGAACATTATTTGTTGTCTAAATGACTAATAGGTGTGAAATGTTGTCGCAGTCTGCAGCCACGAAACGGCCGACAACGTAATCCGTCGACAAAAAGTTCTCATGAAGTGTCTGATAAAACTCTGATAAATGTTCTTATccttcctttttgtttaaccagaaacagaCTACATGTCTCTCGTCAAAGCCACCAGAGTCCATTAACAAAAACGGTAATTTTAGCTCACAGAATGCAGAAACAACGGTCGACCGCTGCTTTGATCAGTTAGTTCAGATCCAGattaacatgttaaaacatCTCATAATTACAAAAACTACTCAAACGAGGCAGCTGACACTCGTACGTGcgtaatcatttgtttttccgAGGAACTTCAACCACAACGCTTGGAGAACGTTTCCAAGGGTGTGATCGTCAtttacagcagaaacaaacagcacagtgcTTTTAAACTTGGGGACAAAAAGTGTTAACCTACAGAAATAGACCTGTGTGTTTAAGAGTACAAATCATTTTGGTTTAATCAGACACAGTCGCTGTATCACTCTCTCGCtgaagccaccagactccattaatAGAAACAGTCGTTTTACCTCAGAGAACACAGAAGTTGCTGGTTTGCTGATGTACCAGCCACCGTTACGCAACCACCACAAATATAACAGACGAGGCAacgttttaaagtttcattctTCCTCATTTTAGTCTCATTCCCCGACTTTCCTTTGCTGGAAAAGGTAGATGGTCTTAAAGTCGGGGCATTCACGTCAGACACGTCCGACTTTGGGTCAAGTTCCAAAAAAGTTTAAACCTTCATCAGACCGTTGCTGCCTGGCAAAATCTTTTGACCACATCTTTCAAaaaaactctgaaactcagGCTTCCTGTCACCAATCTACAAGCCACTATAACGCCTATGACATcattatgacatcatcagggttattttctGGCACCTGTCAGAGCTTCTTCAGAACCACAGAGGACTCACCGACCGGCTGAGCGCCGCTTCCTGTGACTGGACTGACCTTTATGCAAAATGTTGAACGGATGGAAGACTCTGTGTCACTCATCAAGAAGACTTTTCATTCATGGCCGTACATAAAAAGGTTTCTGTGCCCACAGcacaggactttttttttttttcttcttcttttccaaaaTAGAAACTAGACTGCAGCAGCATGATATCTTAAATATGAAGCAGGCAGAAACTTTCCCTCGGCCACGATCCGGCCTCCACAGCTGCACCGACTTCACCACAAAACTCTCAATTTCTGCACGGTGCCACTCAGAAGCCCACTGagaaaaagcaccaaaaaatTCTGCTGTGGGAagaggaaactttttttttttctctcccgcCTTCGAGTATTCATGCATCAGCATCATTGCCAGGATGATGACTGAGGATGCATCAACAAACACCCACACGCTCACTTTCATCACAGCAACGGCGTTCAGCGCCGAGGTTTCCCTCAGTGTTTCTAATCACAAACCcacaaaaataaactgcagaaacTCAAAGTCTTGTCACATTTATGTGTGTAATCTCAGGTTATAATATCTGATTACACTTCCAGGTGAAAAGAAATGGGGTAAGTTTTCTGAAATCTTGATCAAGACGTT is part of the Acanthopagrus latus isolate v.2019 chromosome 9, fAcaLat1.1, whole genome shotgun sequence genome and encodes:
- the LOC119025601 gene encoding signal transducer and activator of transcription 4-like isoform X1, which translates into the protein MSQWKQIQQLEIRLLEHVDYLYDDNFPMDIRQGLASWIESQDWDTAATDESMAAVLFSNLLTQLDRVRSDEQNFLQRHNMKIIQQQLQVKYTTNPAVMAKVISTCLREERRILSSACMQEQGPLEKSLQSSVAFERQKNMDNRVGIIRGSVQLMDQAVKYIEDMQDDFDFRYKTLQSRDSTDRNSDMMKQEVTRLQEMLNRLDFKRKEILSKMDVVVKEIDDLMTSQLSPELQDWKRRQQIAAIGGPLLTGLEQLQGWFTLTAQSLFQIKRQLDKLGELVVKVTYECDPIPLQKPQLEERVKYHLYHLIKSSFVVEKQPCMPTHPQKPLIIKTGVQFTTKVRLLVKLPEVDYQLKVKTTFDKDLSPGRVSRQFFILTNNTKVMDIEDYSNGCLSVEFRHLQLKEKKYINGTKGNEGLLSVTEELHSLSFEACFTVQGLTIDLETCSLPLVVISNVSQLPGGWASVMWYNLLTDEPRNLAFFGNPPRATWSQLSEVLSWQFSTFAGQGLNKDQLSMLGEKLLGQHASCSDYQVSWSKFSKENIPGKPFSFWMWLDSILELIKKHLLPVWNENYIMGFVSKETERTLLKDREPGTFLLRFSESHLGGITFTWVEHKDNGEVKFNSVEPYTKSRLSALPFADIIRDYKVISDGVVPENPLKFLYPDIPKDEAFGRLYNCQPSKVHPYIPSHLIPISVHPDASSTPLSCRSPEPPMTPGEFNMLNEHLCFDLDTMSSPYSD
- the LOC119025601 gene encoding signal transducer and activator of transcription 4-like isoform X2; amino-acid sequence: MSQWKQIQQLEIRLLEHVDYLYDDNFPMDIRQGLASWIESQDWDTAATDESMAAVLFSNLLTQLDRVRSDEQNFLQRHNMKIIQQQLQVKYTTNPAVMAKVISTCLREERRILSSACMQEQGPLEKSLQSSVAFERQKNMDNRVGIIRGSVQLMDQAVKYIEDMQDDFDFRYKTLQSRDSTDRNSDMMKQEVTRLQEMLNRLDFKRKEILSKMDVVVKEIDDLMTSQLSPELQDWKRRQQIAAIGGPLLTGLEQLQGWFTLTAQSLFQIKRQLDKLGELVVKVTYECDPIPLQKPQLEERVKYHLYHLIKSSFVVEKQPCMPTHPQKPLIIKTGVQFTTKVRLLVKLPEVDYQLKVKTTFDKDLSPGRVRQFFILTNNTKVMDIEDYSNGCLSVEFRHLQLKEKKYINGTKGNEGLLSVTEELHSLSFEACFTVQGLTIDLETCSLPLVVISNVSQLPGGWASVMWYNLLTDEPRNLAFFGNPPRATWSQLSEVLSWQFSTFAGQGLNKDQLSMLGEKLLGQHASCSDYQVSWSKFSKENIPGKPFSFWMWLDSILELIKKHLLPVWNENYIMGFVSKETERTLLKDREPGTFLLRFSESHLGGITFTWVEHKDNGEVKFNSVEPYTKSRLSALPFADIIRDYKVISDGVVPENPLKFLYPDIPKDEAFGRLYNCQPSKVHPYIPSHLIPISVHPDASSTPLSCRSPEPPMTPGEFNMLNEHLCFDLDTMSSPYSD